The following coding sequences are from one Gossypium hirsutum isolate 1008001.06 chromosome A12, Gossypium_hirsutum_v2.1, whole genome shotgun sequence window:
- the LOC121211368 gene encoding secreted RxLR effector protein 161-like, with protein sequence MVGSLMYLTITRHDLMYVVGLIACFMEEPTILHQQTVNRVFRYSKGTTELGILYKREGDEILLAYPNSVYAGDPDGCKSTSGYIFKLSSAVVAWSSKKQPIVTLSTIEAEFIAAAACVC encoded by the coding sequence ATGGTAGGAAGTCTTATGTACCTGACTATTACAAGGCATGATCTTATGTATGTTGTAGGTTTGATAGCTTGTTTCATGGAGGAGCCCACTATTTTGCATCAACAAACAGTAAATAGGGTGTTTCGATACTCTAAGGGAACAACTGAGTTGGGAATACTTTACAAAAGGGAAGGAGATGAAATATTGCTTGCTTATCCGAATAGTGTTTATGCAGGTGATCCTGATGGTTGCAAAAGCACCTCGGGGTATATTTTTAAACTAAGTTCTGCAGTTGTGGCATGGAGTTCCAAAAAGCAACCAATTGTGACACTTTCCACCATCGAAGCAGAGTTCATTGCTGCTGCCGCATGTGTTTGTTAG